CACCATCACCATTGATACGTGTTCTGACCTGTATAAACTATATCCCAGAAGGAGATGGGAGGAAATAACCTGAAATCTAAAACCATACCTTCATCTCCTTAACATCAAGCAGGAACCAGGGAGTCCACAAGCTCTTAAAACAGGAAGGTGCTCTATCGAGCATTGCTTCCCATGGCTGAGCTAAAGGGGGAGAGTAGGCAGATAGAGTGGGGTGGCACTAGAAATTGGTTCTTCTGTGTCACTGCAAGTGGATATACCACTCCACACCTAAGGAAGAGAAATGTGCAGGAGAGAGCAAATAAATTCTTGATCATTAACTAATGACCTCAAACCCCAGTTTAGGACCCAGGAATACAAGTAGGCATCATTCAACAATCACTGCAAGTTCTCTCTGTAGGCAAAAAGCATGCCTTAGCGGACAGGAAAAGGGTGGACaacacagcacccactgactacCTCCTTGAAGAATGAAAAATCTGTTCAAATACAAGAAAGCAACCCAGGCCCAGCAACTTCAGAGCACTTGAAAATCAACACAGAATTGCACAAAGAAATTATGTAAATGCTAAGGCAAAAGGAAGAGAAGCAGTACTCAGAGTCAGATCCAGTTCTCTGCAACTGGAAGATGTTTTCAGGGCTGGGCTGAGAATATTCAGCCAAGCATAGAGTTAACTCCTTGGGTCTCAGGTCCTGGCACCCAGTCACCTGCCCTGGCCATTCCTCTGGAACAATGACACCTCCAAGAAATAGCCCACTCCACCACCCCATTCCTCCTGAGCCAGGCTTTCCTTTTAAGAAGGTGCATGGAGCCCCACCCCACCACTCCACCACTACAGGGCTGCTTAGGTAGTGGGGGCTCCTATAAACCCCCACAGGATGAACAAGGGCCTGTGGGCATAGGTTAAACTGTGGTTCCCCATCCCCAGGCCACATACTGGCACTGGTAGTGGtgtgttaggaaccgggccacacagcaggaggcgagcagtgggcaagtgagcaaagctttGTAGTTCAGCCCCTCCCCATGGCTCgaatcaccgcctgagctccacctcctgtcagatagcggtggcattagattctgcattatggtgagttgtataattattccattatatattataatgcaataacaatagaaataaagtacacaataaaggtaatgcacttgaatcatcccaaaatcaTGCCCACCCCTGGTCTATgaaaaaattgccttccatgaggccgggcgctgtggctcacgcctgtaatcctagctcttgggaggccgaggcgggcggattgctcaaggtcaggagttcaaaaccagcctgagcaagagcgagacccccgtctctactataaatagaaagaaattaattggccaactgatatatatataaaaaattagccgggcatggtggcgcatgcctgtagtcccagctactcgggaggctgaggcaggaggatcactcaagcccaggagtttgaggttgctgtgagctaggctgacgccacggcactcactctagcctggaaaacaaagcgagactctgtctcaaaaaaaaaaaaaaaaaaaaaattgccttccatgaaagtggtccctggtgccaaaaaggttggggactgctgggtTAGAGTCCAGGGAGGAGCAGCAAAGGACAGAGCCCACTGTCTGAATGTGAGATTTGAGACCCAAGGAAGGCTAGGCCTGCTCTGGGCTTTCCTTGGAACCACTTTAGAAACCCCTTAACTTCTCAGGTGGAGATATTCTAGAAAACTTGAACCAGGCTCTATTGCGTAGTTGACTGTGCCTCTCTCCTCGACTCCACATTTCACACTTCCTTGGAACTCAGTCTTggccctcttctcttccctctgtctggaagAACTCATCAGTCCCCTCACCGCCCTGTGCTGGTGAGGCCTGGGTGTGAGTCTCCAGCCCTGGCGGGACTCCCTTCTGAATCCACGCTCACGTCTCCAGCTGCCGTCCAGACCGCCCAGGGCTGTCTCAGGAGCAGCTACCCCTTTTCAGAGTAGAGCTCCTGGGGTTCCTCGCACAGcaaccccccacccctcctctcacCTCGGTAAATTGTACCACCCACCACCCAGTTGCCCACACTGGGAACTGAGCATCATGGCtgactcttcccttccccttccaccccctcccccaccatccaGTCCATTAACAAGTCCTGTCATTTCTCCGACTCAGCCCCTGGTTTCCCCACATACTTATCACAACTTAAAATGATGTTATTCATTTACTTGTTTACTTTTTGTGTCAGGCTCCCTTACTAAAATGAGAGTGGGGTCAGAGTCCGAGTTTTGCTTACCAGTTCATCTCCAGAATTGAGCCTCACGCCCAACAGAGGATGAAAGCTCAATGAATATCGGTTGAATGAGTGGAGGAAGGAATTCATTAATAATGGCTTTGTCCAGGGTGAAGCAGCTGCCCCATGACTGGCCTGGCCAACCCTCCGGCTGGGTCCTACCTGTGTCTCCTTCCCCTTTTCCACAGAGGGACACCAACCAGAAAAGGCACATTTCTGCCCAAAAATGAGGTAGCAGTGGCTAAACACCACCTGCTTCACCAAGCCTTCCTGGATCAGCAGCGGAACCAGCAGCTAGATCTCTGTTCTGAATCTCCTCCACTCCCGGTGCAGGTTTGATTTGTTCAATGGCCATTCACCATCTCGGAAATAAGTTCAGCTTTGGCCTAGGATGGAAATACTGCTTCTTTGGCCTGGTCTGACTAGATATTTCTATGCCACAGCCCGGGTGTTCTGTCCGAGTGCCGAGGCAGCATGGCATACCGGGAAGGCAGCACCTGCAGCCCCAGACAGTGTGGAGAAGCAGAGGGAGCCCTGGACTCAGGGTACTTGGGTCCACTCTTAGCACAAAGCTTCATGTGCTCCAGGACCCTAAGTGAGTCaatccacctctctgagcctcagtcttctcatttgCAAATGAAGGGCTTGGCCTCCTTGCTCCTGAGTCCTTTCTGACAGTGACCCTCTGGACAGCACTCTCGTGGCCAACTAACACTTTATCAGCGCTTCTTGTGCAGGGCAGAGGCCAAGATGACTGAGCTTTCGTGGCTGGTGCCCACACCTGGAGGCCCACGTGCATGCAGTCCGTGCTCAGGTGCCGGGTTTTTCTCTGAGGAGTGTTGACAGCTGTTTTCCAGGAAGGGGGCCTCCGTGGGAAATGCTGGCTTAAAGAAAGCTAACAGGTTTTCTTTGCTACAGAACTTCTCAGAAACTCTAATATGTGCTCCAAAGAGAGAAGATGTAATGGGCATGAACCGTTTATTGCAGAGTGTCTCAATGGACTGGTGTTCCTGGGTCAGACTTGGAAATAGGCTGCTCTCGGGAAATGCCTCCAGCCCTGGGGGCCTAGCAGCTCACACTTTCCCAGGTGTACTTTGACATGGGAAAGATTTTAAGATGTCAGCTGGAGTGGGCACAAGGGAAGAAACCCTCTGTCTCCAAGGTCCTCTTAGGTCCCCCAATGGGAAAGGGCAGCGAGGAAATAGATGTCTGCATGGCCCAGGCTTCCTGCTAACGGCTGTGAGGCCACACAGCCTCCTGGAGCGGCCCGGCACCCTCCCCACAGAGAATAAATGAACATCTTACAATGGGCAGTGGGGACGAACTGCCTTCGTCTCAGAGGAACAGTAGTCCAGGTGCTCTGCACACCACAATGCCCAAGTGGCAGAAGCAAAGGGTAGGGAGGTTGGGGGAGTGGGTGACCAGAAAAGTCGGTCCAGCGGGGAGAAGCGTGTGGAGACAATACTCAGAGCCTGGTGTGCAACAGTGCACTTTATTGGGAGGCTAGTGGGCAGAGGGGACTGCCTGTTACATACATCAGAGCCGTGCTGACCACCCCACCCAGGCAGGGGACCCTAAGGACAGCAGAAGGTGGTGGCTGGGGCCACACCCAGACAATCACAGGCACAGGCTGGAGCCGCAAGGAAGACAGCCTGAAATTCTCGTGTTTGGGCTCGGCCAGGGCTCTGGATGGAGGAGCAAGAGGCCCCGGCTTTCCAGCGACCAAGAGCGGCTCCCTTGGGGACAGGTGGGTGGCGCTGGGGTGTTGCTGATGGCGGGGAGCGATGGGGCGCAGGCGCTGGGCTGGCTGCGGTGCTGAGGCCCGTTCTTTATCTGGAGCAGCGCTGGGAGGACTGGGAGAACGTGACGCTGCCTCCCCGGTTGCTGCCCGAGCTGAAGCCTCCGCCGCTGACTCCACAGCGACCCCCGGAGCCGGAGCCAAAGCTGCTGCCGCCGCCAAACCCGCCGCCGGTGCCGAACCCGCCGCTGGTGCCGCCGCCGAACCCGCTGCCGCCGGTGCCGAACCCGCTGCCGCCGGTGCCGAACCCGCTGCCGCCCCCGAACCCGCTGCCGCCCCCGAACCCGCTGCCGCCCCCGAACCCGCTGCCGCCCCCGAACCCGCTGCCGCCGCCCCGGCCGAAGCCGCTGCCTGCGCCACCTCCCAAGCCACCGCCGTAGCCTCCTCCGTAACCCCCTGCCGAGGCGGAAGTCGTGCTGCTGTTGCTGACCACCGctgcagggagagaggacaggaCAGCCATCAGCGCCCGATTGTCATTAGCCAATGACCCCCTGGGCCCAGGATGGTTGGGATCACCACTGCTTTGCACCTGATGACCACCGTGAGCCATTCTAACGCCCACGGTGTTAAGTCGTTATGAATTATCCAATGGTTCCTCCCACATACCCGAGTCTTGATGAACCCCTTAGAGGTTATCCAGCCTCCCATTGGAATTTCTCCTCCCATTGATATTCCCAATTGGCCACCTAGACCTATTAAAAGTGCTCTGAATCCAGAAGAATTGCAAAAGCCAATCCACTGTCCCTCCACTCTCAGAATACCCCTCCAACTTCcatgggaatatttttaaattagtagcTATATCCCTGTGTTAGTGCAGATATTTCAGCATTAACTGTCATTGTCACAGCTACTTTGGCTACTTACAGATGCTGACAGCACTCGGGCACTCTCCAGACATCCTGTTtgagaaagcaagagaaatatAGCTCCATCACATCTCCAACAAGTCCACAGATCCAGGTGATGAATAGCAACCAGAACTGAACTCAGAAGCCTGGCAGGTCAGTAAACTTTCTCCACCCTTCTATGGGCCATGACAAGGAGACCCTGTAAGCACTGGGTGCATATGCGCTTTGGCTACCTGTGGAGGGAGTGGTCTGGTGGAGACAAGTGCTTCTCTGCAAGGCCCATGGAAGATGGTGGCCTCTCTTTGCACAGCAGGCCTCCATGCCCATTTACTTGCTCACTTATCTGGCCCTCCACATATGGCTTGGGTTAGGGGATGTGGGGAGATGGGACTGGAGGCTCACCTGTACTCCTCGCCCTCCAGCAGCTTGCGGTAGGTGGCAATCTCCACGTCCAGGGCCAGCTTCACGTTCATCAGCTCCTGGTAGTCACGCAGCAGCCGGGCCAGGTCATCCTTGGCCTGCTGTAGGGCAGCCTGCAGCTCTTGGAGCTTGGCGTTGGCATCCTTGAGGGCCATCTCCCCACGCTGCTCAGCTTCTGCAATGGCCGTCTGCAGGTTGGCATTCTGGGGCAAGAAGTAGAAGGGCTGAGCACAGTAAGAGGGTCCCAGGTCCTCTGCACCTTACAATGAATTATTCCATCTTAAAGTCAGGGAACATCCCACCTCCCCTAGTACCACCATCTTGTTTCCATCCATGGAGATATTGTCCATTGGATTAGCCAGCCATCTACACTGGCTTGATCTTTGAACTCCCTGGAAGCTGATGCTGCCTGAGATGACCTTCAAAAGTCCGTTCCAGGCTAGGAGTCCTGAGATCCTTGCCCCCAGCCCTCACCAGTCAGCCCCAGCACCAGCATCCATGGCCATCCCACCTGCTTCTTGACATTCTCAATCTCTGCACGCAGCCTCTGGATCATCCTGTTGAGCTCCACGATCTCACTCTTGGTGCTCCTTAGGTCATCCCCATGTCTGCCAGCCGTGGTCTGCAGCTCTCCCAGCTAGAGAACAGAAGGGAAGATGTGGTATTGATGCAGCTTTGCCTGACTTGTTTCTGTAACCCCAACATCACCCCCCAAACCTTGAGAAGTTCAATAAGCATTTGCTGAAATTACACTGAATTGTGTCAATTTCAGCATTGTCAATTCCAGCAGGGACACCTCCAAGGCATGAAGGAAAAGAACATCTGTGTTGTTATAGTACAAGATTTTCTTACCCTGCAGTCCCTGAGCAAGCTAGAGTCCATCCCACCACCTCCACCCTGGGGAAAAGACTTTGTGCAGCTGAACAACCATTACAGAGATGTCTCCAGAGGGTAGAACACAGAGAGATTCCACCAGTGACCACTGGGAACTCACCATCCAGCTGTCCCATAGTCCATAGCCTCTGAGACTCCCATGGCTCCTCCAAGAGGTGCCTACCACCCACCTTGGTCTGGTACAGGGCCTCGGCCTCAGCCTTGCTCCTCTGGGCGATGTCCTCGTACTGGGCACGGACGTCAGCTATGATGCTGTCCAGGTCCAGGCAGCGGTTGTTGTCCATGGACAGGACCACAGACGTGTCACTGACATGGCTCTGCATCTGGGACAGCTCCTGCCAACACAGAAGGAGCCTATTCACTTTCAGGGTCTCTGCACAAGCACACAGAGACCTGGGGAGATGCCCAATCAATGGTCTCATTCACTGACTCTTAGCTCTAAATGTGCAtcttcccaccctgccccacacacacagaggatTCCAGGTCTGTGTCCCATCCTGCAGGATCCCTGCTAGGGGCCTCATCTCTAGGCTCATCCTAGATAGCCTTCTGGGGCCTAGACACCAAAATGCCCCAGCCTCAAATCTGGAAACCTCTCACCCTCCCTTGCCTCTTAGTAGGTAACATCCTCACCGCATCGTAGAGGGTCCTCAAGAAGTTGATCTCATCCATCAGGGCATCCACCTTGGCCTGAAGCTCCACCTTGTTCATATATGCGGCATCCACATCCTAAGAAGACAGGTGCATAAAGGCCCTATTCCCCCAAGGAACAAACAACAAACTGCAAATGCAGTGAGAGAGAGCCAGGAAGGACCAGTCCTGGTGATGGTCCTTGTTCAAGACTGGTCTCCACGATTCGCATCTCACTGGGATGGTTTACATTTAATCCCACTGAAAAGCTGAAGACCAATAAACTGACTCTTTTAGGGATCTTCCAGATTAAGATGAAGCTGGCTGCTGTCATTGCTCCAAAGGCCTGAACTTGGCAGCTCTGTGGCAGTGGAGTAAGGAGATTCCCCCAACCCAGCCAGCAACCTGCGGCCCCTCGCCCAAAACCTTACACACAGCCTTTACCTTCTTCAGGGTCACAAATTCATTCTCAGCAGCTGTACGTTTATTGATTTCATCCTCATACCTGtcagagttaaaaagaaatagcTGAGTTTGGGTTTCAGGTGGTTGTAAACCCCACTGTTTCCTTCCTGAAGCCCTGGAAGTTCATCTCTTCCACCCCTGCATCCCTATCCCGCTGCTCTAAGGTGAACACATCCTCTTGAGACCTCCCTATTAGTTAGGGGGACCAACCATCCCAATTGGCCCAGGCAAACTGTCTAGGTTTTAGCACTAAAAGTTCTGTGCTCTGGGAAACCCCTCAGTCCCAGGCAGACCTCCTGGTTGGGCATGGTACCATGAGTTGGCTCAGAATCTTTCTGATCCTAGAACCAGGATCTTCCTCAACCTGGCTCCTGAGGAAGAGCTTCATCAACTCTGAACTCATCCCTCTTTTTCCACAACTTTATTTGTAAAGGACTATGCCTAGAGAAGAAAGGCAAGGGGAGCCTAATTGAACCAAGCTGTCCTCCATGAAGGTAAGGAGAGGGGAACAGGCCAGGTGACACACTGCCCAGCAGTCAGGAGGAATGCAGAAAGGGCTGGGACTCTGAGACAGGATGGCCCATGGCATCATCCCACTCCTGCCATGTCACTCACTTCTTCTTGAAGTCCTCCACCAGGTCCTGCATGTTCCTCAGCTCCGAGTCCAGGCGGCCTCTCTCCCCCAGGATGCTGTCCAGGTAACTCCGCAGGTAGTTGATGCGGTTCTCAAAAAGAGGCTCAAGGTTGTTGGTGCCTGTGGTGGAGTGTGTGCCCTGCTGCTGGAGCAGGTTCCACTTGGTCTCCAGGACTTTGTTCTGTTGCTCCAGGAAGCGCACCTGCAATGCATTGGGGACAGCAACATGGGGCAGCACTTGTAGCAGAAGAGAGGAGGGCTTTAGCTCAGGTAAGACCGGGTTTCTGTAACCTGTGCTCCCCCAGCACAAAGGCCTAGACAGGAGGCAAAGAGAGGCTCCTACTACAGCTGGGGAGATTATGGTCAAATGGTTGATCAGTCAGGACACTAATCACAGAGCATGGTTTAGAAAGTTaccaaggaaggagagaagggcaggGGTAACTAGAAGCAGCCCTTtcctgaaaaggaaaagaattgtaAAGATAACCCCTTGATGTTCCTGGGGACTTCATGACTCTATCTCAACTTCCAAAACTTCAGTGCACTCTGCAGAAATGTACATAGACCTCAACAGCTTCATTTCCACCTAAGACTCCACTGACGCTCCAGCCTTTTGAAGGCTGTGAATCACTGGGAAATGACACTGACATGCCACAGTCAGCAGGACAGCACCTTTCTTGAGTTCGGAAGAGTGGCAGCCCCACCTGAGCTGTCCTGGCCTGGCGAAGCAAGCACCTTTCTCTTCCTGTCTAGGTTGAGGAGGGGTGCAAAGTAAGTTGCCCACTTCTCCATAGCTCCGTGAGACTAAAGTTCTACTTATGCCTCCTTAATCCCTTCTCCAGGGCGCCAGCTTCGCTTGCACGGCACAGCAGCATGCAGAGGAAAGGCCTCCTGGAGAGCCTCAGGGGACGGCTCATGTTTGGAAAGCCCCCAGTTCTGGGTAGACCCAGCCCTGCCACGGGCTGTGGTCCTTGCCTTGGGCTGCCAGCTCTGCCAGCCCAGGCCTAAATAAGGCCACAGGTTGGGAATTCACTTGTTCAGACAGGCAAGATTCAATGGTGTTTGGGTCCAAACAGGGGACTATTTTCTTTTCACAGCTCCACTCACTTACCTATGTGGACGACCCTTCAGCACCCTAGAGTTCTGCCTGAATCCTTCCCCTCTAGCCTGGCCCATTCGGGACATATTTAAACTCTGTGTCCAGAGGTCAAATACAAAGTCCCCAGCCTAGGAATGAGGGCAAAGTCAGAGCTTCATTACCTTGTCGATAAAGGAGGCGAACTTGTTGTTGAGAGTCTTGATCTGCTCCCGCTCCTGGGCCTTTACTTGCCCAATCTGGGGGTCGATTTCCACATtgaggggctgcaggaggctcTGGTTGACAGTCACTTCCTGGATTCCCCCAGGGAAGCCACCAGGACCACCAAACCCACTAGGCCCACCAAAGCCACCAGGACCACCCAAACCACCAGCTCCTCCAAAGCCACCAGGCCCACCAAAGCCACCAGGACCACCCAAACCACCAGCTCCTCCAAAGCCACCAGCCCCTCCAAAGCCACCAGCTCCCCCAAAGCCACCTCCCATTCCTCTACCACCACCAAAGCCACCTCCATAACCTCCCCCAAAGCCACTTCCATAACCGCTACCAAAGCCACAGCTGCTACGCCCTCCACCAAAGCCACCAGCCCGGGAGCTACCACCTGCCACACTGATGGAGATGCTCTTGTTGCCTCCCAGGTTGTAGAGGCTGCGACTGCCAAAGCCACCTGCTCCACTCCGGAACCCACAGGCCCCTCCGCTGGCTCCCCCAGAGCGGGCCACACAGCTCATCCTGGTGCTGCCGGAGACCACAGCAGAGCGGCCGGAGAAGCCCTGGCTCCCGCCACCAGATGTCCTGCAGACTTGTCTGTTCATGGTGAGGAGCTCAACGAAGAGAAATGTGTGAGAGTCAAGCAGGGACACTGAGAGtcagaggaagaaggaggggaaCTCTGAAGACCTGTGCAAAATAAATCCCTTTATATATGTTTGAGGAGGTTGTTGGGCTCAAACGAAGGAGAGATAATTAATCCCAAATATTTATGGGTTGGGTTTGCCTCTAAGGCAATAAGTTTGTTCCAGGCTACCAAACACACCTTGAAAATAATCTGAAACGGTAAAAGTGCTAGGGTGGCAGGCTTG
This Microcebus murinus isolate Inina chromosome 10, M.murinus_Inina_mat1.0, whole genome shotgun sequence DNA region includes the following protein-coding sequences:
- the KRT3 gene encoding keratin, type II cytoskeletal 3 isoform X2, with product MNRQVCRTSGGGSQGFSGRSAVVSGSTRMSCVARSGGASGGACGFRSGAGGFGSRSLYNLGGNKSISISVAGGSSRAGGFGGGRSSCGFGSGYGSGFGGGYGGGFGGGRGMGGGFGGAGGFGGAGGFGGAGGLGGPGGFGGPGGFGGAGGLGGPGGFGGPSGFGGPGGFPGGIQEVTVNQSLLQPLNVEIDPQIGQVKAQEREQIKTLNNKFASFIDKVRFLEQQNKVLETKWNLLQQQGTHSTTGTNNLEPLFENRINYLRSYLDSILGERGRLDSELRNMQDLVEDFKKKYEDEINKRTAAENEFVTLKKDVDAAYMNKVELQAKVDALMDEINFLRTLYDAELSQMQSHVSDTSVVLSMDNNRCLDLDSIIADVRAQYEDIAQRSKAEAEALYQTKLGELQTTAGRHGDDLRSTKSEIVELNRMIQRLRAEIENVKKQNANLQTAIAEAEQRGEMALKDANAKLQELQAALQQAKDDLARLLRDYQELMNVKLALDVEIATYRKLLEGEEYRMSGECPSAVSISVVSNSSTTSASAGGYGGGYGGGLGGGAGSGFGRGGGSGFGGGSGFGGGSGGGFGTGGGFGGGSSFGSGSGGRCGVSGGGFSSGSNRGGSVTFSQSSQRCSR
- the KRT3 gene encoding keratin, type II cytoskeletal 3 isoform X1, whose amino-acid sequence is MNRQVCRTSGGGSQGFSGRSAVVSGSTRMSCVARSGGASGGACGFRSGAGGFGSRSLYNLGGNKSISISVAGGSSRAGGFGGGRSSCGFGSGYGSGFGGGYGGGFGGGRGMGGGFGGAGGFGGAGGFGGAGGLGGPGGFGGPGGFGGAGGLGGPGGFGGPSGFGGPGGFPGGIQEVTVNQSLLQPLNVEIDPQIGQVKAQEREQIKTLNNKFASFIDKVRFLEQQNKVLETKWNLLQQQGTHSTTGTNNLEPLFENRINYLRSYLDSILGERGRLDSELRNMQDLVEDFKKKYEDEINKRTAAENEFVTLKKDVDAAYMNKVELQAKVDALMDEINFLRTLYDAELSQMQSHVSDTSVVLSMDNNRCLDLDSIIADVRAQYEDIAQRSKAEAEALYQTKLGELQTTAGRHGDDLRSTKSEIVELNRMIQRLRAEIENVKKQNANLQTAIAEAEQRGEMALKDANAKLQELQAALQQAKDDLARLLRDYQELMNVKLALDVEIATYRKLLEGEEYRMSGECPSAVSISVVSNSSTTSASAGGYGGGYGGGLGGGAGSGFGRGGGSGFGGGSGFGGGSGFGGGSGFGGGSGFGTGGSGFGTGGSGFGSGSGGRCGVSGGGFSSGSNRGGSVTFSQSSQRCSR